A genomic window from Chanodichthys erythropterus isolate Z2021 chromosome 1, ASM2448905v1, whole genome shotgun sequence includes:
- the tgfb5 gene encoding transforming growth factor beta-2 proprotein — MWFINLTLLVLKLSVSAEGFSTCQSYNLDDHKSKRIEAVRGQILSKLRIRSPPDPEASTTPSVPVEVMLLYNSTKELLKERARQAEAACERESSEEDYYAKEVQRVNMMPLRTDTNSINPLPQSPYFRIVGFDVTNVERNSSTLVKAEFRIFRAPNPQARTTEQRVEIYQILKSDDVTAASQRYIDSRTVEPRAKGAWLSVDVTETVKEWMAFRERNLGLKISVHCPCCTFVPSTNNIVPNKSEELEARFAGIDDDLIKQNRRPGVTKGQIEFSTKTPHLILTLLPTDRLDSPAKKNRKKRSAADTSICSRTDQGCCLRSLYIDFRRDLNWKWIHEPKGYKANFCAGNCPYLWSADNHYNMILPLYNKMNPEASASPCCVPQDLEPLTIVYFLGRTPRVEQLSNMVVRSCKCR; from the exons ATGTGGTTCATCAATCTAACTTTGCTCGTTCTCAAACTATCCGTGTCTGCGGAAGGATTCTCCACGTGCCAGTCCTACAACTTGGACGACCACAAATCCAAAAGGATCGAGGCGGTGCGCGGGCAGATTCTGAGCAAGCTACGCATCCGGAGTCCACCGGATCCCGAAGCCAGCACGACACCGTCGGTACCGGTGGAGGTGATGTTACTTTACAACAGCACGAAGGAACTGCTGAAGGAGCGCGCACGCCAGGCCGAAGCCGCGTGCGAGCGTGAGAGCAGCGAGGAGGACTATTATGCCAAAGAGGTGCAGCGGGTCAATATGATGCCACTGCGCACAGATACGA ACTCAATCAACCCGCTTCCTCAGAGCCCGTATTTCAGGATAGTGGGCTTCGACGTCACCAACGTGGAGCGAAATTCCAGTACTTTGGTCAAAGCAGAATTTCGCATCTTCAGAGCTCCAAACCCACAGGCGCGCACCACAGAGCAGCGCGTGGAAATATACCAG ATTCTCAAATCTGACGATGTGACGGCAGCGTCTCAGAGGTACATCGACTCCAGAACAGTAGAGCCTCGAGCCAAGGGGGCGTGGCTTTCCGTCGACGTCACAGAGACTGTGAAGGAGTGGATGGCGTTCAGAG AGAGAAATCTTGGGCTCAAGATCAGCGTTCACTGTCCTTGCTGTACATTCGTCCCCTCCACAAACAATATTGTCCCTAACAAGAGTGAAGAGTTGGAAGCCAGATTTGCAG GCATTGATGACGACCTTATAAAGCAGAACAGAAGACCAGGTGTGACTAAAGGACAGATTGAATTTAGCACAAAAACCCCCCATTTGATACTAACCCTGCTGCCTACTGACCGCCTGGACAGCCCTGCCAAGAAAAACCGCAAGAAGAGATCAGCAGCAGACACTTCAATATGCTCACG GACCGATCAGGGTTGCTGTCTGAGGTCTCTGTATATTGATTTCCGCCGGGACTTGAACTGGAAGTGGATCCACGAGCCGAAAGGTTACAAAGCAAATTTCTGCGCGGGGAACTGTCCTTACTTATGGAGTGCAGACAACCACTACAACATG ATTCTCCCGTTGTATAATAAAATGAATCCAGAAGCATCAGCATCTCCATGCTGTGTTCCCCAGGACCTGGAGCCCCTCACCATTGTTTATTTCCTAGGCCGAACCCCCCGTGTGGAACAGCTCTCCAACATGGTGGTCCGGTCCTGCAAGTGCCGTTGA